One genomic window of Anthonomus grandis grandis chromosome 3, icAntGran1.3, whole genome shotgun sequence includes the following:
- the LOC126734298 gene encoding uncharacterized protein LOC126734298: protein MSKMAEQSLNIRLVQEVEKYPYLYDYTLNEYSRKDITEKSWNAIGKELNLSGTECKEKWKNSRTVFVRHMKPAPSGSSAKLKKAYYLTATMQFALPYIKALNSATSGNLPKQSEEEVHDDHEEEESDDSQTTLPRTNSVSLSAPSPQSNSLQLPSPHSYALPSEPPQSSIHKKKSSSKRRDNKQSKDNVDESFDEYLKAKKKLDANMDPLQEANKMFLLSLLPDLKEMSSHQTRMFKRKVMDLIDDIVHSTPKILSPNSNISTGSEVSAELQPTTSTIQTEQENILTPLHIATHNPQRASSYYEIVGNMFNNNNF from the exons ATGTCGAAAATGGCAGAACAATCATTGAATATTAGATTAGTTCAAGAAGTGGAAAAATACCCCTATCTATATGACTatacattaaatgaatattCGCGCAAAGACATAACCGAAAAGTCTTGGAATGCTATTGGAAAGGAACTAAATTTATCAG ggaCCGAATGCAAGGAGAAGTGGAAAAACTCGAGAACAGTATTTGTGAGACATATGAAACCAGCTCCAAGTGGCTCTtcagctaaattaaaaaaggctTATTATCTAACAGCTACGATGCAGTTTGCTTTACCATatataaaagctttaaattcCGCGACTTCAGGGAATTTGCCAAAACAATCGGAAGAAGAAGTTCATGATGATCATGAAGAAGAAGAGTCGGATGATTCCCAGACAACACTTCCACGGACAAATTCTGTGTCCCTGTCAGCACCATCCCCACAATCAAATTCATTGCAATTACCATCTCCTCACTCGTATGCTTTGCCATCTGAGCCTCCACAATCatcaattcataaaaaaaaatcatcttcaaagCGCAGAGATAATAAACAATCAAAAGATAATGTGGATGAAAGCtttgatgaatatttaaaagcaaaaaaaaaacttgatgcCAATATGGATCCGCTGCAGGAGgccaataaaatgtttttactgAGCCTACTGCCTGATTTGAAGGAGATGTCTTCCCACCAAACAAGAATGTTTAAGCGAAAAGTAATGGATTTAATTGATGATATAGTGCATAGTACGCCAAAGATTTTGAGCCCAAATTCAAATATATCGACAGGGTCTGAAGTCTCGGCAGAGTTGCAACCTACAACCTCAACAATTCAAACAGAACAAGAAAATATCTTGACCCCCCTACATATTGCAACACATAATCCACAGAGAGCCTCGTCTTATTATGAAATTGTGGGAAATatgttcaataataataatttttaa